The following DNA comes from Solea solea chromosome 6, fSolSol10.1, whole genome shotgun sequence.
ACGGCCATATGAAAATTAACCAAATAAGCTCAATATTTATTCCAATAAAACTAATGAAGGAACagttatgtatgtatatgtgcatgACCACTGTGCATAACCATACATTAACCCCTTTAACTTCAGTCTGAACAGCAGTACATTATTATGAAAACTAGCCCCGTACAAAGACTGGGAGTTTACAACTCTGACAAAGTGAGACGCTGAGGGAGGAACTGTAACATAGACTGTGGTCAAAAGTGGACATAATCTTCCAGTTTGCAGGGTGGGCCTAACCAGTATATAACTGTATAGACAACAGGGGGCGATAGCACTGGTCagttgaatggaagtctattgGGAAATGATTCtccttctcacttgatttattatGTCAACAATTTCCCAAATatttaatggtctcaatcactaaaTTCAGGTCTACTTTAATAGACATCAGTTTTGTCAATTATGTTCCAattaagaggaaaatagacaataaagcacgacacatatgagtggacaccagtgtgattgacagcttgtatCGTCCACTGTGTGCCTACTACATCCATTTATACATGGTCTCTGCGTTGTACTCACTGCTTTTTCTGTGCTTGTGTGAACGGTATGATGATCAGTCTGTGGACGGCTACATAGACCAGGAGTGGTCCCGCTGTAGCGTAGAAGACGGCACTCGGCAGCAGCTGGTCTGTCAGGTGGACTGGAAACAGGTACGTTTGATTGGCGCGTGCCAACCTGCATGGAAACACCAGAGAATGCCACATGCATGAGATAATCAGTGGGACACGGACTGAGGCTGAGATCATATGCGGCGGCTGGTCAGTACTTGATCTTGAGTGTGACTCCCTGTGGGACGCCGATGCTGACGGTGGCTGACAGGACACTGTGTCTGCTGATCCTCCTCTCCGCTCCATACTCCACCACAGTACCGAACCAGCCTGTCCTGGAGCGACAGGGACACAGAGGTGAAGAGATGGAGCTGAGCAATTACTGAAGACAATAACACAGGCAGAGTGGGACAGAGTAAATTAAACAGTCAATACAactgaattaaaaatgtttggggCCCAAATGTGTTTCCAATGGCACTTTGAACAACTTCAATTGCATTGAatgctttatttctttgacAATGAGATGACTtacttttatacatttacacCATGTTATTTAGCTGTGTACTGATTTTTATAAGCTGTTTATGTTACTTTTCATTACTATTCCCTGCCTGTTGAAACCGGTCAGTTTTATGACTGAAGAGCCCAAATTCAATGACGTTTGGTTTTAAAGAGATCATTTTAATAGCTAATACAGAAAGTGGGTCATAGAGAGAAAGTCCTGGTATAACGGAGGTCCTTTCTGTGTTATGTTTGCATGTCCACCACGtatgtgcatgggttttctccaggtactctGGTTTCTTCTACAGTCGAGAaatatgcagaggttaattggtcactctaaattgtaaatgtgagagtgaatggttgctcTTCTCTGCATGTTTGCCctacgatggactggcgacctatccaaggtgtgaccccgcctttcaccctgtgtcagctgggattaacTCCAGCCCCACGCAACCCTCAAATAgttaaacaatgaatgaatgaatgaatggatgaatggatggatatgGAAAGTTTGACATCCattgtctacagctttatcctccacatggatTAGGgaggggctggagccaatcccagctgacatggggcgaaagggaggacaagtcaccagtccattgaagggccaacatacagagacaaacaaccattcaccttCCTACGATTGATTTAGAGCGTCCATTTAACGTAATCAcaatctgcatgtttatggatcgtgggaggaagccagagaagcAAGAataaacccacacaaacacagggagaaaatataaactccacacagaaaaccCCTGCATCAAACCAGGATCTGAACCAGTGACCAGCCTGCTGTGATCACAAAgcaattatttcttttttcattttgataaggaagacaaaaacaaaacatattttctggTTATTGTCAGATCATTTCTCAAGAACATAATAAAGGGCATAAAAGCAACATGCTGCATGTAGCACACTCAACAGTGATGTCAGGGTTGCATTGTGATCACTTTCTCTTAAACATGCACAGATATGGAAATTGTGTCATAAAATTCATAGGATGTTTACACTTCAATTCATTTTCCGACCATTCTCTCTAACACTAAAGAGGGTTCGGTTTTAAAAtctcaacagtttctgaaatacagtCCATTCGGCATCAACAacacctctctttctctttcaaagtcacttaaatcacttcttcttcattctgatgctcagtttgaacgtCAGCAGCTTGTCTTGCCTGTGTCAACATGCCTAaatgcactgagttgctgccTTATGATTGGCTGATAAGATATTTGCATCAACAAGCACCTAATACAGTGGCtggggagtgttttttttgtgcaatatCATGTATTCTCTCATCTCTCTTAAAACCAGCTGGTACAGACAGACATACTTGACAGAGCCTTTCACTTTAGTCTGGTCTTCATCCTGGAACTTGTACTGGTAACTCATCATCATATAGGAGTTAGCCACACCCAGCTGGAGTCCACCAGAGACATAtaatgtgtaaaagaaaaaagaaaaacaacaacaacagaagcacGCAAGGTTAGGTACAGCTATTTTCAGTAATAGCACAGTGTGTATTCATCATAAAGAGACAGTAAGTAGCAGCGTGTATGCATCCCTGTCAACATTTCCTGGTGAAAGTGTTGTTGTGTACCTGCAGAGACAAAGTAAAGTGGCTGCTCTTTGTGTCTCGGACCAGGCTGGTGGTCATGGCGCTATTGGGCCCCCAGCGCCACTGGAGGTAACCCATGGTGTTCTGGTCCAGGTGTCGCGCTGTCATCAGAGAGCAGGTGGGACGCAGACCTCGAGGAGAGAACTGCAAACCACACTGGGCCGTCATGAAACTGCGCAGGAAATGACGAGCGGGATTAGGAAGAGACTAAAGTCGAGAGGAGAACATTGTGTTTAAATACAGGAAATATTTCTGTTTCAAATGTCAAACAGTTGGACCTTACCACCGTGGAGTAATGTTGCGAAACACCTTTAACCCAATGAGTGGCCCCAGTACGTCTCCTGCACCGAACTCCACCTGCAGAGACAAATGCACAAGAGTCCTGTCCTGAGTTGTCTGCTTTTCTGTCGCTTTTCCAGATCAGGGTCGCGGGGACAGCAGTCTCAGCAGTGAGGCCCAAACACTCATCTCAACCAGCTTTCCCAGGGGGGGGACACCAAGAAGGTCCCAGGCCAGCTGAGATATATAATATCACAGCATGTCCTAGATCTGCTGCAGGGCCTCCTTCCGGTTTGGACATGCACAAAAAATGTGACCTAATCTTACAGTTGAAGCACAACCCTGGttttcttaaacctggagtggaaccttcTAGTTCATATCAACAAAAATATCTGCTAAAAAAAAGATCTATTAacccaggtttattcaagacatgccaTGGACATTTGGATCAAAAAGCAAAAGACGGTTTCGAGAACACAGTATTTACCTCTCCCCAGCCCTTTGCCGATGTAACCCTTCGTACAGTCATGTTAATGTTGCCCCCTCCGTTTCCATTGTGCGTAGAGAGTGAACCAGACAGCACGGCGGTGTCAGAGTTTGTCAGAGGAGCCTGAAGGAAGGAAGACAAAGTGGCGTCagataaaagacaaacacaacagtgattTTGGCTCAGGAACAGCATGTAGTTGTGCAGGGCAGATGCTGAGCCAGTGTGTTCTGCTTTACCTCGATGGACTGAGAAATGTGCATCTTATTGATCTCAATATGAGGAAAGCCTCCTCCTGGCAACTCTTCAAAGTCCTCATCGTAGCGGTCAAACAGGTCTGTTGCATCCACACCGACACTGATGGTGCCCTGAAAAATGTGGGCGTGATGCAaagagattaaaataaataattaagagAGAAGGAATAAGGTGCGGGGCATGATGTGGTGAATTAAGTTGAGAAATTggtggtccagtgtgtaagaataacAGAccctactgtatataaaaagtcCCATTTTAAAGCCTCATAATTTGCAGTTTGACCAGTGCCATGGAAGTTTTTGCAAGTTCACAGATGTAACCTCGAATACTGAACAAttccagctgtcagtcacactgttcACATCACATACTATTGAAGTCCTGAAACTACCAATTGAGACCATTTATTCggcaggaaaatgtttactgatgttataaatcatgtTAAAAAGTAGGCACGTTTTTCTATAGACTTACATTCAACCTGTACTatctccccctggtggctattcaatgaACTGTGGCTTCCTGCTGCGACTCACCTTGCAAAACggaagactatgtccactttttatatacattctATGGTTAGAATTAGTGAGACTAGTGCTCAAACTGCAGATTCCAACAATCAGGGGACCTCCTCCACACCATATCCATACCAGAAATGATGTAATTATTCTTTGTTTACATCGTGAGCTCTCACTTCAAAATGCAGGCTCTGGCTGGTTTGACTGTTCATGCTACTGTCAAAACATTGCAGTGCAAGTTGGTGTCCACTGTAACACTTGACTCTGTCCTATCTAATAAAGGCAAAAAAGCCCCAAAAATCTTTAACTAAGGTAAGTATATTCAAGTTCTACCTATGAACCATGGTAAATGCtagacactggacctttatgtTATGAAAAAATACAGTGAAAGATGGTGACAGAggtctgtgatgtaaatgtgaGTGACTAAAACCTTTGGGTTGGTTCTTTGCTgcagtctcctctcctctctttccctctgcaGCCTTTCATACTCCTCTCGGATTTCTGCTGGAgttctcttcctctccaccACCTACACATCGTCGTCACAAGATAATTGTTGATGAAAATGCATTAACAGTGTAATGTGTATAATGTGGCGACGAAACCACTCGACTGGGGAACAAAGAGGAGAGAATACACACCTCCCAGCCTTCCACCTCCAGGCCTTTCTTCCCAAACAGATCATAGATGGCTCTGGAGTGATCATCGCTCAGCACTGAGGAGAAACACAGAAGTCGCTgttaactttttcttttctttttttttttttttacacatcaaaacattttttttacaatgacgATTAAAACATTGAACTGAATGATTTAGATTCCATTTACCTTCATACGCTTGTCGCACCTCGTTGAAAAGCTGCTGAGCTTGGCTTTTCAGCTCTGGGTTTCGATGTTTGTCGGGGTGGTAGAGCATACACAGCCTCCGATACGACGCCTTTAGCTCCTCTAATGTAGCCTGTAATTACAGATGGGTCAGCTTTCACTCCGGCAGGACTGCAACCAGCAATTATTGTCATTACTGGTTAATCTACCATGTGCTTTAGAGTTTAATTGATTGACTTTTTGGTTTGTAAAAGGTTTTCAAATTGCTTGGGGTTTGTATAGCAACAGTGCAGCACATTGCAGCCCAGCTGCCTAATgcagaaataaagttaataattaaaaaaaaatctttgcagATAGTAGTTTGCTGATAAATAGTTGCAGATTAAGTTTtacatgtggaagataaagtgtttgttttttatgttaattgCTACATTTAGCTGTCCCtgttgataataaaataatatattttctttatagaGCTGTTTGAAACAGGACACAACAAAAATATGAGCCTTCAAATAGACACGCTTGAGATGAAGCTGAAATGATAGACAGAACTTCCAAGACTTTtacatgtttctgttcatcaagcTAGTAAAGATATCACAATTCTAGGGGAGAAAGTAaatactcaaggttgtgattagggctgcaactaacaattattttcataatcgattaatctgtcgataatTTTCAAGATCAATCAAGTACTTTTTGGTCTGtaaaaggtcagaaaatgttgaccaaacctggaaatgatgatgttctcaaacatcttattttgtccacaaaccaaaattattcagttttaatgacttctttgttatatagagcaaagaaaccagaaaagattcaaatgtaagaagctgaaaaatctgaaagcttgtttgaaaaaacactcaaacccatTAATCAATTGTTGGTgattgatttagtaatcgataGTTGTGATATTGgatatcagacacaaaaagtgATATGGAGCCATCTGTTATAGGGGGGGGCACTGTGAACAATGCAGTCCCTTAATAA
Coding sequences within:
- the LOC131460763 gene encoding dnaJ homolog subfamily C member 11-like gives rise to the protein MAASLDDDFESNNQDYYSLLNVRKEATLEELKASYRRLCMLYHPDKHRNPELKSQAQQLFNEVRQAYEVLSDDHSRAIYDLFGKKGLEVEGWEVVERKRTPAEIREEYERLQREREERRLQQRTNPKGTISVGVDATDLFDRYDEDFEELPGGGFPHIEINKMHISQSIEAPLTNSDTAVLSGSLSTHNGNGGGNINMTVRRVTSAKGWGEVEFGAGDVLGPLIGLKVFRNITPRCFMTAQCGLQFSPRGLRPTCSLMTARHLDQNTMGYLQWRWGPNSAMTTSLVRDTKSSHFTLSLQLGVANSYMMMSYQYKFQDEDQTKVKGSVKTGWFGTVVEYGAERRISRHSVLSATVSIGVPQGVTLKIKLARANQTYLFPVHLTDQLLPSAVFYATAGPLLVYVAVHRLIIIPFTQAQKKQELELQKKSSVTDIAKKKQEAESTVVLMQESVRRIIEAEESKMGLIILNAWYGKFVSDTSQKQEKAKVIDVTVPLQCLVKDSKLILTESSKGGLPGFYDPCVGEEKSLKLLYQFRGVMHQVISADTEPLRIPKQSHRLESAP